Proteins co-encoded in one Ziziphus jujuba cultivar Dongzao chromosome 9, ASM3175591v1 genomic window:
- the LOC107435592 gene encoding F-box protein SKIP22, with amino-acid sequence MKLRVRNTESKQTLRIEVPDSCSFYQLKQFIAQAIDSSPSSLRLSLNRHEELHASSPQDSLHSIGITAGDLIFYSILPSGSSSQTLASHSHSQSQSSSSSSSMAKQIEHDDLQRQHRETVNPIPPVGETLMEGSSVQVKNLNSQTYEFNSSNSVYGDERVLREGLNTQKEEGHGFSGCAASMDIDDETIELVGKKFAVPFYLRRVLKEVLGEELEENGEGHKLIVIAVHAALKESGFVWFDSLSGMRVDRFHLPDEWPSMGFTVSLCYTLPELLANGGGNPSNLTETVVVKFQSLGHLLNVYGSVANDSSGPYRVCLDKNRFFPAINSLRANRNPQGEIAEFWRIVKDGLALPLLIDLCAKAGLASPPCLMRLPPDLKLKILEFLPGNDIVKVGCACKDLQILSCNDDLWKQKYVEEFGSGTAAPGLVPWKKRFATFWESKKAARSAPVGYNGPFFMPLRRDPIIFQAPPAGMRGGDYDRFPGLSAPAPFGQPGRLPRYQYRRLFTPNCNLGGLSG; translated from the coding sequence atgAAACTGAGAGTAAGAAACACAGAATCCAAACAGACCCTTAGAATCGAAGTCCCCGATTCCTGCTCTTTCTACCAACTCAAGCAATTCATAGCCCAAGCAATCGATTCGTCTCCTTCCTCTCTCCGTCTCTCCCTCAACAGGCACGAAGAGCTCCACGCATCATCTCCTCAAGACTCGCTTCACTCCATCGGTATCACTGCCGGTGATCTCATTTTCTATTCCATTCTCCCCTCTGGTTCATCTTCTCAAACCCTAGCTTCCCATTCGCATTCACAGTCACagtcctcctcctcctcctcctccatggCTAAGCAGATCGAGCACGACGATCTCCAACGTCAACATCGCGAAACCGTAAACCCAATTCCCCCAGTTGGGGAAACTCTCATGGAAGGCTCTTCGGTTCAGGTAAAAAATCTTAATTCTCAAACTTATGAATTTAATTCGAGTAACTCGGTTTATGGAGATGAGAGGGTTTTGCGTGAGGGTTTGAATACCCAGAAAGAAGAAGGGCATGGGTTTTCTGGTTGTGCGGCAAGTATGGACATTGATGATGAAACTATTGAGTTGGTTGGGAAGAAGTTTGCTGTGCCATTTTACCTGAGGAGGGTGTTGAAGGAGGTTTTGGGGGAGGAGTTGGAGGAAAACGGTGAAGGTCACAAATTAATCGTAATTGCGGTTCATGCCGCTCTTAAAGAATCCGGCTTTGTTTGGTTCGACTCTCTATCGGGAATGCGGGTTGATCGATTTCATCTTCCTGATGAATGGCCTTCTATGGGTTTTACGGTGTCGCTTTGCTATACATTGCCTGAGCTTTTGGCAAATGGAGGTGGTAATCCTTCCAATTTGACGGAAACAGTTGTGGTGAAGTTTCAGAGTCTTGGGCATTTACTCAATGTGTACGGTTCTGTAGCTAATGATAGTTCGGGACCGTACAGGGTATGTTTGGATAAAAACAGGTTTTTCCCAGCTATTAATTCTCTACGGGCAAACAGAAATCCTCAGGGTGAAATTGCTGAATTTTGGAGGATTGTCAAGGATGGTCTTGCATTGCCACTCTTAATAGATCTTTGTGCAAAGGCTGGTTTGGCTTCTCCACCATGTTTAATGCGTCTTCCACCTGACCTTAAACTCAAGATTTTGGAGTTCCTTCCTGGTAATGACATTGTGAAAGTTGGATGCGCATGTAAAGATTTGCAAATTCTGTCTTGCAATGATGACTTGTGGAAGCAGAAGTATGTGGAGGAGTTTGGAAGTGGGACAGCAGCACCAGGATTGGTCCCTTGGAAGAAAAGGTTTGCCACATTTTGGGAGAGTAAGAAGGCTGCCAGATCGGCACCGGTCGGTTATAACGGCCCCTTCTTCATGCCGCTGAGAAGGGATCCTATCATATTCCAAGCCCCTCCAGCTGGGATGAGAGGTGGAGATTATGACCGTTTCCCAGGTCTTAGTGCCCCTGCTCCTTTTGGACAACCTGGTCGTCTACCTCGCTATCAATACCGGAGGCTTTTCACCCCAAATTGTAACTTGGGAGGGTTGAGTGGTTAA